The genomic DNA TCTTCGTCCATATAAGCGGAATCCGATCTTGTTAGCAAACAAATCCGAAGGCAACGGAGCGAGCTTGATTTTCGGCTGACAACACCCCGCACGGTTCCGGAGCAGCTGAGCTCGACTGCGTGGGCAAGATTAGCAGTCACAGGGCGAAGCACCGCAAGTAAAACTTCTCTCTTGAATAAGTCAAGAATCCTTAGCTGACTATTTATTTGTGGAAGTGCTTAGGCTTTGTGCAGGCCTTTTGCGGTGTATCTCTCTTGCTTCACGGTCTGTGATTCTAGCTTGATAAGAGGCGCCTTCTTGAACTTCACACCAGTGCGTGTCTACGATGATGCGAAAGGCTACAAGAACATTTGGATTTTCATCGACTTTTCAGGATTGCTAGTAAGATCATGTCATCCAGTGCAAGAGAGAACCCAAACAAGATGACTCGGCCGGGACGCGCCTCGTGAGCTCGGAAGAGCAACCTATTATATGGTACCGATTCTTGTTACCCGTAGTGGTGAAGACGGAGCACCCAGGTAAGTCGCTCGAGATACGGCTAAGAAGCTTACTCCTCGGTCTTACATTTGACCAAACTGTCCAGCAAGGATGGACAGTCGACATGCCGGAGATATCACAATCGTCACAGCACACAGAGCGAGGAGCTCTCACAGCCACCACAACCCTTGCTGGACGCAGCACTCATACGGCCGATAATCTCAGAGTAGGCTATGCGTTTACCTACTATCGGCCGCTCGTTGAGCAGAGCTAACAATGCCCCCCTATTCTGATTGCTCCTGGCCTCGGACTTGGAGCGTTCAACGATCCACGAGGCTGGTGACAAAACAaaggcgatggcgatgcgGTTGTCCAATTTCTGGATGAACTCTTCATCGTGCCAGGTAGGCCTTGAGAAGATCACTAGGTATACAAGGTGTGAAGCTCCCAGATCAAATCCCCTTTCtgtccatcatcaccaccacagtctcaacatcacctccaGACCAGCTCACACATCACACACTATTCCACTCTtaaacaaccaaccaacctttTAGAATGCAGTTAACAACCCTCTTCATGACCCTCTCGGCTGCTGCCGGCCTCGCCCTTGCCGCCTCTACTTCTAGCACCAACCTTGACACCTGCCAGCGTATCCAGTCCGATCTCCAGGGAATGAACGTTACCTACCTCCCCGATATgatccacctccgccgctcTAGCAATGCCTCTTTCAACGTCCCCGCCAACGCCCGTGGTCCCTGCTCTCTTATTGCGGCCTTTCCGGCCGACTATTCGATTAGAGACTCCTCGGTTGAGCAAGGCGGCAACCCCATTGCTGTCAACGTCACCGACGTTGATGGTCCCACCCCCGACTCCCTAGTTGGTACCGTTCGCTTCCCTTCTGCCTTGCCTGGTCCGACGACTAAGGAGGCAGTCAagatcaccatcaacagtTTTGCCTGCAGGGAGAAGATGACTTACCATTTTGAGGCCGCCGAGTTGGGTTTGGTTCAGTTCAAGAACACGGCGGATGCTGGGCTCTTCATTGAATATAGCTGCTAAGCAACCACTTATTGGGATGAGGACGTTGGTGATTTGGGGTTTGTGGGTAATCGGGGCGCAATCACAAGAGTTTCCCTTTTTTCAGGCGCCCAGgccagaagaaaaaagtgATGTATTGATGCAAAACGGCCACGAAAATCCACAAATCACATAAACTACACAACTGCATCCTATGGGGCCTAAGCTTTAGGAGCAACCTGGCCTGACCTGACTGAACGCTTACGGGGGGCAACTCATCTCATCTTTGTATAACTCCTTACCAAAGGCATACGCCGCCTAAGCTGCTTGGATCCACGACCAACAAGAGGGAGGAACGTCACTACCGCTAACACTATCATACACAATATCCACACGGCCGACTAGCCCAGAAATGTTCTCCGGATAGTCCGCCATGCTCTTAATCCCATTGTCCTCAACCTCGCACTTGGAGCACTCGACTACCAACGAGCTGTGGAGCAACAAAGGCGGTGATGTCCTTGCTCAACCTTCGGATGAACTCTCCATCATGCCAGTTAGACCTTAGAGGATATGTCTATAAGATACCGGTTCTCCCCTAAAACAAGTCTCATCTCTATTTGACATCACAGCCTCAAGCCTCTCTTACCTTACACTTTTAACTGCGACCTCGGCCGGTGCCTACACTCAAATTGAAAGTCGGACCACCTTCTTGCACTCTTCAAGATGCATTTCtcaaccctcttcatcaccctGTCAGCCGCTGCCGGCCTCTCCCTTGCGGCCCCCACCTCTCATACCGACCAATCCACTTGCCAGCGTGTGAAGTCGGAATCGTACAAGGTCCACATCGCCACCCACTCCAATGAACGCGTGGAACCCGAAGTCTTGactttctccctccccgacggTACCCACGGCACCTGCTTTCTCATCGCCGACTTCCCGGCCGGCTATCCGAATATCGACTCTGGCGTTGAGGATGGCCGTAGCCCCTTTCCCATCAATGTGGTTGATTTCCACTCTAACGAACACAGCGTCAAAGTTGGCCCCGTCCTCGGTACATTTCGGATTCCTTCCGCCCTGCCCGACAAGAAGACCACAAAAGCGGTCAAATTGACCATCGCGAGTTTTCCTTGCGAGTGGATAAGGCTGTTTATAATCGAGGTTGCGGCCATAGGTCTGGTCGACTTCGAGCTGAATGACAAGAGCGGGCTGTTTGTTGAGTATGGTTAAGGAATCGATGGTTGGGAGCGGGAGGTTTTGGTGATTCGGGGATAACCTTTGTACCTCTTCGTTTTTTCTTCACTTTGGAACCCACCGTCTTGATTGACGCTCGACAACATGGAGGTGTTGCATGGAGAATTAGACTTAGACGCCCCTTCTTTGATAGACAGGAATGCGATCTCTTTTTTGATCATCTTTGACTGTGTATTGTTGAATGACTCTgaggtacctaggtataaCCAAAATCCTACCGACAGACCCATGAAGCTGCTATGACTCTACTTTGTTTAGTTGACCCCTTCTCAATGCTTAGGAACGCCACCCTCAGGGGGTCCTTCGTACGGTTCCCTATCGAAGGCATGCGCTGCCAAAGCAGCCTTCAAGAACCCGAATTTCTGCACATAAATGCAGTGGTGGAAGTTGAAGTTGCATTGGTTATATGTTAGATTAATATTAGTGTTATTAGTTCTCTAATTACCTCGTTCAGTATCAAACTTCTTACATCCAGCATACCTACAGTCGCTGCACCAAACCGCATGTCGGATTAAACCTTCGCGCTCAATATTGTCTGGATAATCTTCTTTGAGAAACCGGTATGCCTCTTTCCTAGGAGCCTGTTATATACCGTACTATTAATATACCTCTCTAGATTAGTTACTTACAAGGAGAGAGGATTCCCACATCATTCCCACGATGGTTGATGGGCCATCTGTCCTTATTCGGCCGTTAAAAGTAATACTTTGCGTTTAATCGAATGTCTTCGGTGCTCTTGGTTGCTTCGTGATCCAGGCCGGCCTGCATTGTCTTGCTTCGTGCTTCTGAATGACTATTAGGCTCAAGACCGAGAAAGAAATATCACCATTCCTACTCACGTTTCTCACTGAATCTCTGAGCCTTATCGGCACGTTCTTCTGCAAACCGTTGGTTGACTGTCTACTTCCCAGCCTCCTCTGCCGCCTCATCTTCCGCAGAAATCAACTTATTCCACTGTTTATACATGACTAAACAAAAGTTAGTGAaattttgttttgtttcacCTCATGGACTTACCCAAAGCCTTGGCAATAGCCTGCCCAGTCGGCCTCCCAcccttgctcttctcctcagcaTCACAACCCTCCCACTTGCCATCCCAAGTCTGGATATCCAGCTCGTGCTGACCGCGTATATGGCGGATCAGTCCAGATGTGGAGGAGAAACTCTTGGCGGTTGGGCAGAGGATCCCATCTTCAAACTCAATCCGGCAAAAGACCTCTCCCGGAAGGATCTTGACGCCCTTTCGGTCATTGTCTGTAACGATCTCAGCGATCAGGAGTCCCTCTGGTCGGACCTGGTGGCCGTGGTATGACTGATAGTCGCGCTGAAAACTCTGGTCAATACTCTGGGAGACATGATCGAAGCCAGGCCATACTTAAGGATCACTTACGCTGCTCTGGAGAGAAGCCCATGCTTGGTAGGGTTCAGCAAGTAAATCAGTTCCCATCACAATACGTATATCGAATAACCGTCCAAAACAAGAGATATAACCCGATCTCCAACGAGTCTATTATTGGGCCCGCTCGAACCATGATGTTGGCGCCGGGCTTCATACTCCGAGGCATGAAGCCGTCAAGTTCTTTTTGAGAAGCCTTCGAGCGAGAGAGTAATCATGGAAAACCTGCGCCTCATCAAATACTCACTGCCTACCTAGGTCAAGATCATGTTTGCTATGTGACGCGATCCTGTCCTGTCTTTTTTCTACTTCTTCTCTACATACTCGCCTCACAACTCGCATCAGGATACTTCCCAATAACACCACTCAAAGAGACCATAACCGTCCGGCCAGCGACGATCAATCTTTGCAACTACCTCAAGGAAAACAAGCCCGTCGGCTCCTGATGAAAGTCAGTTCGTCTCTAAATTAAATACCACTAAGATCAGCCCCCCGAACCTTTTCAGTTTGAACAAATGAACCCGCGTTACCACCCATTGATAcgctcctcagccttgtcgTAAACAAATTAACAAACTGACATTCCAATCCGCAGTTCGCTGTCTGATAACTAAAGAGAGTTTTGTTTGGGCCCCCCCTCGATCTGGCAGGGAACCCCCTCTGGCCACCTAAACCCTTAACCCCGAGAAAAAAATCCAAAAATCCAACACTTGCTCCGACTTTTCCAAGATGGATTCGATTTCGCTCGCATCGCTTTCCTAAGGCCCTACATATATATtctaaaaagaaaatttttttaaaaaaaaatgtaGTTTATAGTTATTTTCAGGCCATTTTACATTaagtctttttttcttatcTTATTTTTGAAAGAGTAGTTAAAATTATATATCTTTCTTCTCTACCTAAAAAGGGGGAACTCGGGGGTTGCCAAGACTCAATAAATAGACTGACAAAAGCAGTAAAAACATACAACAgcagggattccccagtggtcacccacctgagtactaaTCTGCCGATCAACTGTTtgactaggggagagcggacgggatcccgtatTTTCAGTTGtctatggtcgtatgtgacGGTTTTGGGTGAATTTGTGGTTTATGTTTGAAGCTCTGCTATTGGCAAGAAAATCAAGAGCTTTgtgagagaaaagaaggaagcAGCAAGCTCtgtgtgatgtgatgaaTAGACGGGAGCTTTGGATGAGCTGCCCCGCTTTTATTGCCCCTCCACTCCTCAAGACAAATCCAACTGCTCTCTAGACGAGCTTTGGGAGGGTTGGTAGATGTAGTTCAGGAGAGGATACTCCGGTCTTTTATTTCCCACCTTACGGGTAGGCAATGGCCAAGATTTGGATCCGGTGGCAGGTTTTTAAcgttggtgtttttttcttggaggAAGGTTTTGTTTTAGGAAGGTCAGATATCTTGCGATAAAGGCGATCTCCATCACCTGATTTGCCTCTTTCCATCTCTCAACTTTCAGAAGCCTCGTGGTCGAGTGAGATTTTCACACTGCAATTGAGGCTCAACCCACCTTTACATCTCACAATCCCATaacaacaccacatcaaTTTGACAAaacacaacagcagcacacAATCACACCATCAAAAAATGGCCCCCGCTTCCGGCCCCCCCTCTGTAGTAACAAACAACCTCTCCTACCTCTTCCAAGACCACTCCACCGGCCTCTCAGGCAtaaccctctccctcccccccagaTCCCGCACCCTCTTGATCGGCGCCAACGGCGCAGGCAagaccaccctcctccgcctcctggCGGGAAAACGCCTAGCGCCAGCAGGCACAATCACCATCGGCGGCAACGACCCCTTCAAAGTCGGCCTCGAGGGCGTGACCTACCTCGGCCTGGAATGGGTCCTCAACGCCATCGTCCGCACCGACATCGGCGTCGACGAGCTCCTCCGCTCCGTCGGCGGGGACCAATACCCCGACCGTCGTGACGAGCTCGTCGCCGTTCTCGACATCGATACCAGGTGGAGGATGCACGCCGTTTCCGACGGCGAGCGCCGCAGGGTCCAGCTCGCCATGGGCCTAGTCCGGCCGTGGACGATCCTGTTATTGGATGAAATCACCGTCGACCTGGATGTCTGGTCCCGGAGTCAGTTTTTGAGCTTTTTGAAAaaggagacggaggagagggagtgcACGGTTGTGTATGCGACGCACATATTGGATAATTTGGCGGGGTGGCCGACGCATTTGGTGCATATGCATCttgggacggtggtggagtggggGACGACGGagaagatgttggagagTAAACTGGGGGGGGAAAAAGAGACGGGAAACAGTCGGCTAGGGGAGTTGGTGTTAaggtggttgaaggaggaCTTGGATAGAAGGGGGCCGAGAGAcaagttgaggagggggccgGAGGGGTTGAGTTATAATTCGGGGAAtttggggattggggggtaTGGGTTAGAGAGTAAGAGcaagttggaggagaagagatgAGAAAATATCAGAAAAGATGTAAGAGGGGTGAAGATGAGAAGGATTCAACATATAGAGGGATAGATGTGGTGGCGAATATGGTTTAACATAGTACCCGGGTGGATTTAACATGGGTTTCGCTGTGCGGAAAGCTTACTTGATGTAGAGTAGAATGGCATATCCATTTACTATGTTAGAAGACATTCATGTGTGTTATTTGACTCATATCAACAACTGGATGACTGAAAGCAACCAATACCGCCCAAAAAACCATATCCACTCAGAAGACCGTATGTTCGAGAAGTGAAACCATACCAGGTCCAACCTACAAAGCAAAGACAGTGTTTTTCATGTCATAATACTCTTTACACTATTACCACACAGTACAACTCTAATCTACCTCTCTTAATGCCTCGTTTATACCCCCCCGGCAATCCTTCACAACCTTGACATCCCTCAgttgttgtttctgttgaCCATCAACCACGgcctcccaacccaaaaaCTCCAGAAAATATGCAAATGTCCCCCAAGTTTGGTCCGTCCAGCCATTACCATGAGATTGAAATAAAAAGGTAATGTTGAGATGAAATGCAAGGAAAAAATGACCCAAAGAAAATCATCATCCCAGCTTCTTGACTTCGTCGTGGTCGTGCTTCGTCGTGGTCGTGCTTCGTCCGAGCTTCGTTTGTTCAAAAATATGAACAGCAAAAGTACACCAACGAACCAGCacaacaaaccaaaccaaaccatcGTCCAGTCTCGGGTGAAATCAACGCTCGCCTGCTCGCCCGCTCTCACAGAATGCCAACAGTAACCTtacacatccaccccctaATTCCGTCAATGCccccccacacccccccacctcaacctcaacccatcCGTCCATCTAGCATAAAGCAAATCACCCAGCGCCTTACAATGCTCCATCCCCTGCACCGCCGGCCTCCCCGGAAACTTTgcctccaacgccgccatcgccatcttctccttATCCCGTTCCCTATTCTCTctcgcctctctctctctctcccgtGCTTCCTTATCCGGcgacccccctccccttcccccattAACGATCCCCAGCGCGTTCTCCGCCCCGCCAATATtactctccctcctcctcctatGAGACGCGAGATGTGGGTTATCCTGTGAAATCATCAACTTCGTCGGTGAGCTCGACAaccctggtggtggttgcaAGGCTGCTGGTTTTGTTCTTTGGTCTTTGACGACTGTTCCTCCTTGGGGGGTGCCCTCGCTGAGGGTTTGTTtatgttgttgctgttgttggtattgctgctgctgttgctgctgctgctgctgttgttgttgttgatgatgatgatgttgttgttgttgttgttgttgttgttggggtaGTTGCGGGACAAAAGCATTGCTTAGCTTTGTGTCTTGAGATACTGTCGACATGATGCTTCGGAGGAGGTGATAGGACCCCTCTGGGTCGACAGCATCTAGATGGGCCAAAGCGTCAGATAACCTCGCCAGTGCCTCCCTTTTTGCTGAGCCTGCTGTCTGGGCGTGGAGTTCGTCTAGACAGGGTTCTAGAGCCTTGTTGTAGAGCCTTCTCCCTAAAAAGGCTTCTTTGCTGTGCGGTTCTACCGGGGCTTGGTACGAGTACGATGTTGGTGGTCTGTTCTCGCTGTTGTCATAGATGAACGAGTCACTGGGGGAGGAACCGCCATGATGTGAAGGGTTGGTCGATGTGTCAGATGGTACCCTCCGGAATAAACGCATAGTCGAGCCCGAGTTACCAAACGACATGTCTGGTTGTAATGGCCGCTTAGCCGCAACAGACGCACGGGGTGAGCCGTTGGAAACCTGGCGGTTGGCTTGCTGGCTTTGACGGAGGGACTGGCGGCGGACTGTCGACTTCCGGACGGTACTTGGAGTGGTGGGCTGGAGGGGCCCATCTTTGACGTCGAGCTTATGCATGGCGTCCTCTATCCCGTGAACGGCAGACGGTTTTCTAGACCTGACTGTACCGCGTTTTTGTTGTGGGACGACTGATTTGACCGTGTCAAACACCCACTCGTCTGCCCCATCCTTGGGCGAGAGAGTTTGCAGCGTCTCTTGATAGTACACTGGCATCTTCACACGCTCCGTCTTGGCATCGGCAACTTGCTTGCGGTATATGAGCTCCTGGAGAGCTTCCACTTTGCCGGCTGAACGGATGAACCGATGCTTAAGCAGTTCCTTTGCGGTGGGCCGGAGATGCGGTGCTTTGACGAGACATTGTGCGATGAAGTCCTTGAACTCCTTGCTAAACTTCCCTTCGAGCCTCGGGGGGTCCTGCTTAGGGATCTGGAAGAGAACTTTCATGGGATGTGTCTGAGCATGGGGTGGCTCGCCAGTCGCAAACTCAATCGCCGTGATGCCCAAGGACCAGATATCCGCTTTGAAATCATAGCCATTCTGCTGGATGACTTCAGGGGCCATCCAAAAGGGAGTGCCAACGAAGGTGTTGCGTTGCGACTTCATATGCGTCAGCTGGGCGGCAACGCCAAAGTCGGCAAGCTTGACTTTTCCAGTCTCTGACAGCAAGACATTGGCAGCCTTGATGTCACGATGAATCTTGCCCTCTGCGTGGAGGTATTCCAGACCAAGTAGCAGTTCTCGGCAAATGATGGCAATATGGACTTCTGGAAACACGCCCGGTTTGAGCTGCAATGTAACTGTTAGAACGGGGCATCGCCAAGAGGCACGATTAAGTAAAGTGCATGCATACCAAATCCAGGCAggaccctcctcccagatATTCCATCACAATCCACAGCTTGTGTCCACGGAGAAAGCTGGCCTTGTACTGGGTGACATGAGTGCTGGCGCAGGTGCTGAGCACGGATATTTCTTGCTGAATTTCATGGATATCATCGTCACTAGACTCGAGATCGATCTGTGCGCAACACAATGACATTAATACCACAGAACGGCCGAGACATGTTTGACTGACGAGGAAAATGACAAAAAACCACCATACATGTTTGATCGCAACTGTCTCCCCTGTCTTCTTCTCAATGGCCTTGTAGACCACGCCAAAACTACCGCCTGCGTCACAGTCAGTTTCCCACGTTCCAGGGCAGGGCAACAGCGCAGCGCGCACTCACGGccgagctcctccagcacctgGTAGTGGTCTGCGACGCCTTCGTCTGCCATTGCGCCTCAGCCCACACACGCGATGGTGGAGTATTCGTAGGGTTGGGTCTGCCCTTGGTCGCAAATCGATCGGGGTGATTAGATAGGCGCGAGGCGGGGATTCAAGGTTATTAAAAGCAACCGAACGCAACCTGGGTCCTGGGCTGTTGTCGCCTTTCCAAACCGAACCTTGACGGTCCTAGAGAAGTCCTTGggaaaaaggagaagggatgggttgggacGGGAGGGACGGGAGGCGGAGAAagcgagggagggaggagggagttcGGACggttttctttcttgtcgATGGGATCCTGGGCTGGACAAGAGGAAACAGCGCCCGCGTTGCGCCTGTGTCAGCCGTTCGCTATTAAACCCCTGGATCTGGTGTTCTCAGTTGGCGGCTTGGTTGTCCGGGTGCTGCGTTTGGCGGGCACGGGCCATTGTTTACTTAATGATCTAGCGGGAGGTAGGGCGGACCCTGGACGAGTTTCGGAGTGCCGCCCGGATCTGCAGCGGCgttggcgttgttgttgttgttggtcgaGATACGAAGACTGATGAGAAGATGCTGTACCCGTCCAGTAGCAGGGCGGATGGGGCCAGAATCATGGTGTTTTTTGAGTGAATACTCCACGTCTGGGATAGAAAAGTGGACGACGGGTCGAGACAGTTCTTGAAGAACCGGCGTTTCTTTCTACTGCGCAGCTTGCAGCGTCCTGCATTCCACAGGCTGCAGCTTGAGGAACAGCGCGCTAAGGGCCAATCACTGGCACCCTCAACCAAACGCCCGGCACTTGGGCGGCATGCTACCGAAAAGCCTTGCTCAGGTGGGGTGGTGGCCGGTTGCCCCACGCAACGACAcagctggagagggagcttgggccTTGCTTTCGACCGCCCTTGGGGGCTCTCACCAGCCGTCTCCATTTGCTGAGAGATCCTTGTTCCGCCCTGAACAAAATGCCCGCCCGGCTGTTACCCTTCATCTGCGTTTACTATTACAACTGAACTCCACGAGCACCTACATAGTGGGGGAAACTAAGGCCTGGGATCCCTTCGCCTGTGTTCCATTCTTTCCTgtccgtcgtcgtcgtcacttTGGTTGTGGTCGCGTGGTGAAGTTGCTGCTGTGAAGTTCCTTGTTTCTGTTGTCCACTGGTCCTGGTCTGGCGTCTGCCCTGTCTTGGCCTTGGATGGCGCCGCTCCTCGACATCTCCACAGCTGCTTCCCAGCCTCCAGGCGAGTTCGATTCTTAGGCCGGTGCCGTCATTAgcattcattcattcattcatttTGGCGcgcaacaacctcctcttgTGTACCTGCATTTGTATACATACGACGACCTGTGCGGGCACCGCAACTCGAGCACTCGAACGACCGCGGCACCATTGTTTGCGCCGAGTCGCAGCAGCGACGACAATCGACATCAAATCACTGTACAGGGGCACTAACCGACCGCTGCGTTATTGTAcctgtcactgtcactgCCGCCTTGGACGACTCGATTGAAGATTCGCAAAAATGGTGCCTGCGCCATTACCATTACCAACGCGCTTTCCGTGCTGGGTCAGGGCGGTTTAttcttggggaggagaggttcgTGCGATGCAATGCAATGCGATTGTtgatttttcttttcttttctttttttttcgcgGCTCGGGGACT from Podospora pseudoanserina strain CBS 124.78 chromosome 2, whole genome shotgun sequence includes the following:
- the CAF16 gene encoding CCR4-NOT regulatory complex component (EggNog:ENOG503NV4A; BUSCO:EOG09263X4B; COG:Q); protein product: MAPASGPPSVVTNNLSYLFQDHSTGLSGITLSLPPRSRTLLIGANGAGKTTLLRLLAGKRLAPAGTITIGGNDPFKVGLEGVTYLGLEWVLNAIVRTDIGVDELLRSVGGDQYPDRRDELVAVLDIDTRWRMHAVSDGERRRVQLAMGLVRPWTILLLDEITVDLDVWSRSQFLSFLKKETEERECTVVYATHILDNLAGWPTHLVHMHLGTVVEWGTTEKMLESKLGGEKETGNSRLGELVLRWLKEDLDRRGPRDKLRRGPEGLSYNSGNLGIGGYGLESKSKLEEKR
- a CDS encoding hypothetical protein (EggNog:ENOG503PZUH), which produces MQLTTLFMTLSAAAGLALAASTSSTNLDTCQRIQSDLQGMNVTYLPDMIHLRRSSNASFNVPANARGPCSLIAAFPADYSIRDSSVEQGGNPIAVNVTDVDGPTPDSLVGTVRFPSALPGPTTKEAVKITINSFACREKMTYHFEAAELGLVQFKNTADAGLFIEYSC
- a CDS encoding hypothetical protein (COG:T; EggNog:ENOG503NV84), producing MADEGVADHYQVLEELGRGSFGVVYKAIEKKTGETVAIKHIDLESSDDDIHEIQQEISVLSTCASTHVTQYKASFLRGHKLWIVMEYLGGGSCLDLLKPGVFPEVHIAIICRELLLGLEYLHAEGKIHRDIKAANVLLSETGKVKLADFGVAAQLTHMKSQRNTFVGTPFWMAPEVIQQNGYDFKADIWSLGITAIEFATGEPPHAQTHPMKVLFQIPKQDPPRLEGKFSKEFKDFIAQCLVKAPHLRPTAKELLKHRFIRSAGKVEALQELIYRKQVADAKTERVKMPVYYQETLQTLSPKDGADEWVFDTVKSVVPQQKRGTVRSRKPSAVHGIEDAMHKLDVKDGPLQPTTPSTVRKSTVRRQSLRQSQQANRQVSNGSPRASVAAKRPLQPDMSFGNSGSTMRLFRRVPSDTSTNPSHHGGSSPSDSFIYDNSENRPPTSYSYQAPVEPHSKEAFLGRRLYNKALEPCLDELHAQTAGSAKREALARLSDALAHLDAVDPEGSYHLLRSIMSTVSQDTKLSNAFVPQLPQQQQQQQQQQQQQQQQQQQQYQQQQQHKQTLSEGTPQGGTVVKDQRTKPAALQPPPGLSSSPTKLMISQDNPHLASHRRRRESNIGGAENALGIVNGGRGGGSPDKEAREREREARENRERDKEKMAMAALEAKFPGRPAVQGMEHCKALGDLLYARWTDGLRLRWGGVGGH